The DNA segment ctgttgtgattttattttgaaaggatgCTTCCTGTTATGCTGCGGAGTATGCGCGAGAGTTCAATAAACAAAGTCACCTTTTGGTGTGAATGTTCCGGTAAAAGCCAATGCCCCACGTGTGATTATTCCTCCATCTAGATATTAAGTACCTTCAATATTCATGCAGATTCTGCTGGAAGACCCGTCTCTGCTAacaggccaactttgtgcagtgcacgactaatagttgtcctatggacagattcctccacctgagctgtagatctctgcagctcgtccagagtcaccatgggcctcttggctgcatttctgatcagcgctctccttgttcggcctgtgagtttaggtggacggccttgtcttggtagatTTACAACTGTGCCATACTcgttccatttctgaatgatcgcttgaacagtgctccatgggatgttcaaggcttgcgaaatctttttgtagcctaagcctgctttaaatttctcaataacattatccctgacctgtctggtgtgttctttggacttcatactgttgttgctcccaatattctcttagacaacctctgaagccgtcacagagcagctgtactgacattagattacacaggtgcactctatttagtcattagcactatGGCGATTGTAGCTCAGgggattgggaagctcatctataaccggaaggttaccggttcgatcCACCTGGTTGCTGATCGCCGGGCCGATGgcgtgatatggcagcctcgcttctgtcagtctgccccagggcagctatggctacaactgtagcttgcctccaccagtgtgtgaatgaatagtggaattgtaaagtgctttggttgcctagaaaagcgctatataaatgcaatcaattattattatttgcactaggcaatgtctatgggcaactgactgcactcagaccaaaggggctgaataattacgcacacccacttttcagttatttatttgtaaaaatgtttggaatcatgtatgattttcgttccacttctcacgtgtacaccactttgtattggtctttcacgtggaattccaataaaattgattcatatttgtggttgtaatgtgacaaaatgtagaAAGGTTCAATGGGGCCAAATACTTTtacaagccactgtatatacataCTTATTAATCCCTAACCATGCTCAACATTCTATTGAATCCTACTATTCATTGTTACCCCTAATTCCCATTATCACTTACCCCACACAATAAACAAGGAATGAGGGAAATGTATAAACCTAGCTACAGTGATAGATATAATCTTGATACAATTTAGCATAGTTATATATACAATGGGTCATCAACTTATCAGTTTCATACTCTTCCAAAAGCAGTTTTCGAAACATCTTTATGAACTGACTAATGCCTGAACGTTGCTGTAGGTCCACAGGAAAACTGTTCAACAGTTTTACCACACAAATGGTAATACAAAATGTTTTAACCTTTGTCCGTGCTTTAAGAGTCTTCAGATTTCATTTTCCTCTCAATTCATAGTCCCCTTCTCTGTCAAAAAACACCCTCTGCACATATCCTGGTAACATATTATATCTGGCTTTGTACAtagtttttgcagttttatattttataagatCCGTAAACTTCAGAATTTTTAATTTCAAGAACATAATGTTAGTGTGGTCCCTAAATCCTGCTTTAGTAATCATCCTGATAGCTTTTTTCTGAATTTTATATAATGGTTGAAGTGAAGTTTTGTATGTATTTCCCCGGATTTCCACACAGTATTCCAAATATGGCAGTATAAGTGAACAGTAAAGTACCCGCAGTGATTTGgaaaaatgcaagaaatgtttagctttacTCAGTACAGAGATGCTTCTTGACAGTTTAGCTTGTATATGCTTTATGTGAGGTTTCCAGCAGATTTTGTTGTCTATTATCACATCCAGAAATTTTGTATGAGAAACTTGCTCTACTTCAACATCATTTGCTCCAGCATCTTTTTTTACAATTTCCAAATAATATAAATGTAGTTATATTCAAATTTAGTGATAACTTGTTTCTGTCAAaccatgttttcagtttaatcaTTTCTGGTGTGACAATTTCCAAAAGCTGCTGTGAATTCTCTCcagcacaaaaaaatatttgtatcatctgcaaataaaataaactgtaatATATCAGATGTTTTACATATACCATTGATATACAGGATAAACAGTTTTGGTCCCAATACTGATCTCTGTGGAACTCCACAAACAATGTCCAGGCACTCTGATTGATATTCACCAAGCTTCACAAACTGTTGCCTGTCTCTCAAATAACTCCTGACCCACTCTAGCACCAGTCCTCTAATGCCACAGTACTCCAGTTTATCAAGTAATATTTCATGATTAATTGcgtcaaaagcttttttttaggTCAATGAAAACACCAACTGTGCATTGTCTATATTGGTGATATTTTCAATAAGTTCCATTAACGCCATGGATGTTGATCTGTTTGGTCTGAAACCATACTGACTGTCCactattattttatatttatctaTAAATTTGTCAAGTCTATTAATGAAaacttttattaaattattaaattattaaaccagtatttttgaaaattgtgaaagtagagAAACAGGCCTGTAATTTGTGAATTGGTGTCTATCTCCATTTTTAAACAGTGGTATTAttttagctgtttttgtttgtgttgggAATTGACCAGTTTGTAGAGACAAATTGCAAATGTGTATTAAGGGTTTGGAGATGCCATCAATAACTTTCTTAACGATTTCCATATCAATGTCATCAAAGTCTGTAGAATTTTTTGTTGGTGATTTCCTGACAATATCAGTGATTTCCTTTTCTTCTACCACCTTTAAAAACATTGAATGAGGATTACGTTGAATGAGTTTAGTTTCTTTCTCTGCACAATTTCTTGTATCAGGAATTCTATCAGCCCAACACTTACAAAGAATTTATTGAACTCATTAACCACATCACTCATGTTACTAATATTTCTATCATTATTAGTGAAATACAAAGGATAATTTAACTGCCTAGAACCATTTTTAATGATGGCATTTAATGTTTTCCAAATCCCTTTAATGTTATATGTAATAAtgtaggttaattggataatcgaaattgtcactaggtgtgaatgtgcgagtgaatgtgagtgtgaatggttgtctgtccctgtgtgttgaccctgcgacagactggcgacctgtccagggtgtacccgccgcccgccctatgacagctgggataggctccagcgcccccagcgaccctgaaaaggataagcggaagcgaatggatggatggatggatttaataATTTCTCATAATATTCCTTTTACATGACCTCAAAACACtacttaatttatttttatatttttgtatttattttcagcttCTATACTTCTGTTCTTTATAAATTCTCTACATaaggtatttttctttttacatgcattttgtaATCCTTTTGTGATCCATGGGCACGCTGCATATATTTTGTTTGTTGCTATATTTCTTTACTGGGCTACGGCTATCATATAACAGTTTAAATTTTCCTAAAAAGTCTCATAAGCTTTATCAATATTTTTTCCTTATACACCATCTCCCATTCTTGCTTAAGTAAATTacttttaaatgcatttatggACTCCTCTGTTCTCACTCGTTTGTATTTTGTAGTATTTTCCTGTTTGACCTTCCTGTTATTGCTGTCATACACTGCAAGAACAGGTAGATGATCACTAATGTCATTAATTAGGAGACCACTTATAGATCTGTTTTCTATTTCATTCAAATATTCATTTCAAATATATTGTCTATTAAGGTTGCCGACTGTACTGTAATCCTGCTGGGCTTAGTGATCATTGGAACGAGTCCCATGCTATACATTGTATTAATAAACTCATCTGTCATACTATGTTTTTTGGAATTAATAGGTCTATGTTGAAAATCCCACAAATGAACATAACTTTTGATTTGTCtcaataaatgttttatctACCCACTCCTTAAACATTTCAATGTTAGAACCTGGTGTTCTATATATACAACTTACaatgacatttttctttttccatactAATTTCTATTGTTACACACTCTAATATGTTGTCCACCACCACGGTCATTTTTTCCACTACCCTGTATTTAAAATTTTTGTCCACAAACAAAGCCACACCCCACCATTCTTATTCTTTCTGTTCATAAAATTTAGTTAATATCCGTCTATTTCAAAGTCCACTCCTTTCTCCTTATTAATCCAGGTCTCAGATACTGCAATCACACTGAATTGATGTGCAAATTTGCTTAAATAGTCTCTTATGTTGTGAAAGTTGGCATATAAACTTCTACTATTAAAGTGGATTATGGACATTTTGCAGTCAGCCTTGACAATTTTATTGAATTGTTCTTCAGCATAGTAACAGCAGGTGTTACTGGTCTTAAAAAGTTCAATTCTTGATCAATGTCCTGCTCTGTGAAGTGTGTATGTATTCCGTGTTTTGTGGTGAATTTAACTCCAGATTCTCATGATTAGCAATCCTCTGTGATAGCAGTGTATAATTCCCAGATGTAAGTTATTAGTTGACTGTGTTATAATTTAATATGTTGTGCTTTAGTTTCTGTTGTTACCTTCTTGGTTTGATGAGTGTAGATTATTTGTTCAGCTTCTTGCATTTGTGGTCCATGTGGCTTGTTATTTTTCCAGATCCTGGATGTGTTTGATGACCAGCACTTTGGCTTCCTCCAGTGTTCCGTTgagtttaataaatattttacagtttgcaGTCCAGGTATTTTGAATTTTCTTTAGGTGCCGTGCTTTTCCTGGGCAGAAGGTGGCATGCCTTGATGTTATTAGAGTCCAGGTCGATCCCTTTTGACTGCAAGAAACCAGCCACCTGTTGCTCTGCAGAGCTAACATCCAGTTCTCCATGCTCTTCTTTGCTGTCAGCAGTCACGGCCCGAGCATATGACCGAGGTTTTATCTTTAGCCCCATGATGATCACATCATTTATTCTCGTGTATTGCTCCAGGTCCGTGACCCTGCTCTCCAGATAGACAATCCATTTCTCCTTCTCTGCATTCTGATTGTGAAGCGACCTTATCTCCTTGACAATGTCCAGGATATATTTCTGTTGTAGCTTGATAGCTGATGTTTCTTCAGTTAAAAAGTCCAATGACTTTTAATGTCCTCAATTTCCTCAGCTGTTGGTGTTCTCTTAAGCCCCATTTCTGAAGTAGTAGTTAATTTCAACTCACCAAAAACGCTGCTTAGTTGTTGGTGCCTGCTGGAGGATCCTAGGCCTAGaagctgctggaggatcctgggcctttcgatagaacagtccttgtaagtggatatcaggccttTGAAGagcaaaattttgtattttggtctagacaccaaaaatgtgatgtggACACCAGGTCCTAAGAGGTTAATAAAGATTTTGATACAAATTGGTGTTACTGAAGCTCCCAGGGAGAGGtgtgttatttaattaaaatgcatGCTAGTTTCAATTCATGTTGGGTACCTCCTAAGGAATTGTAGACCGCATTAATTAAGTCCACTGTAATGTTTAATTGGCTAACTTAATCTGAAAATACCACTGCAGATTTGTTTGAATAAACTTTTTCACGTCACTGATGGTGgtataaaaaaaaggaagacatGCTCTTAGCAGACAGGGAGgtgtgtgttcagtgtttgctattatgtGCCCCACTTTTGAGGACCTGGAAAGTGAGGACGAGAATCAAGGAAATTAGTATGATTAAGCCCCTTGAATGTGTTGAATCTTCCTGACCAGTTGCTTCATTAAAAGGCAGATCACACAAAGCCCTGTTTAACAGCTCGTTTGGAAGCACTAAGTTTTTCAAAGAGCAGCAGGATTGTGGAGTCGCATATTTGAAAGGCTTTGCAGAATTTCTTCAGGCCGGAAAGATGTTGATTCAGGCTTTTGGAACAAtttaaaccaaaacacaaaatctACAGGAGATGATGTAAAGTTTGATGCCAAcagttttattgaacatacaagattaaaaacaacttaaaagaaagcaaagcTCTCTAGGGTGTTCGCCATAAGCACATGGAGGCCAAAAGCCaacaaagataaataaagatgaagACTCCCGGGGCACTTCTGACTCATCTCTCCTTTATGGGAGATGAGTCaccagctcctcctcctttattatataattatccatattttatctttaaaatgaataatctACAATCTTAAACTGGATTTACTTCCTGTCGAAATGGAACACAACACTGTTAAAATTACACATTAGTCCATATTATTATATCTCAAAACAACAGCTGGGTATCACCAGGTGTTCACATAAAAGTAGTGTAAGttatgttataaatataaataataaatgacctAAAAATCTGGGTCACAAACAATACGAGAACATGGATCAACTTGTCAACATTGTCATTCCCTAAAATATTCCCTTTCCATCTACAAAGCACTTCCCATTAATGTCAATCCAGTGTATAAATTCAAACTGTGAacttcagacaaaaaaaaaaaaaaaaaaaaaaaaaaagatttcaataAAGGCTACCTCacacgtgtagttgttttttcaaCAGATATTATCGAGTGTGTTTTAGAGAAATAGTTCTTTTTACATCAAGACACTAAAAATATCTCAAGCACTGTCGAGGCCATGccaaagaaaatgaagaaactTCAGCAAAGACAAAGCCTATAAACTATAAAACAATGACATCAGAAAAAGGTGATAAAGGTGCACATATTTTATGCTGCAAGACAAACTGTTTGTCTTGTCCATgtttcaaaacagaaactgaGCTTCCGAAAGCCTTTTgaaattttcagttttcaacGATCCAAACACTGTTTGTGTGTCCTACCATCACCATTTTCTAAGAATGAAACTTAGCATGTAGCATGTTTTCCTAATTGCATTTTCAACTGTACTGGAGAACAAAAAGGTTTCACACAGGTGCTGCAAGAATGTggttctcacctgtgtgaattcgcATGTGCATATTCAAAATTTGTTTCAGActaaatcttttcccacaggtgctacaagaatgtggcctctcacctgtgtgaattcgcATGTGACTCTTCAACTGACCCTTCTGAGtgaatcttttcccacaggtgcaACAACAatgtggcttctcacctgtgtgaattcgcATGTGCATATTCAAAATTTGTTTCAGActaaatcttttcccacaggtgctacaagaatgtggcctctcacctgtgtgaattcgcATGTGACTCTTCAACTGACCCTTCTGAGtgaatcttttcccacaggtgctacaagaatgtggcttctcacctgtgtgaatttgCATATGTGTTTTCAAATTTGATTTTACATGAAATCTTTTCCCACAAGTACTACAGAAatgtggcttctcacctgtgtgaatttgCATGTGCCCATTCAAAATATGTTTCAAActaaatcttttcccacaggtgctacaagaatgtggcttctcacctgtgtgaattcgcATGTGACTCTTCAACTGACCCTTCTGAGtgaatcttttcccacaggtgctacaagaatGTGGCTTCTCACCGGTGTGAATTCGCATGTGACTCTGCAACTGACCCTTCTGAGtgaatcttttcccacaggtgctacaagaatgtggcttctcacctgtgtgaattcgcATATGACTCTTCAACTGACTCTTCTGAGtgaatcttttcccacaggtgctacaagaatgtggcttctcacctgtgtgaattcgcATGTGCCTATTCAAAATTTGTTTCAAACTAAACCTTTTCCCACAGGCGCTACAAGAatgtggcttctcacctgtg comes from the Oreochromis aureus strain Israel breed Guangdong linkage group 18, ZZ_aureus, whole genome shotgun sequence genome and includes:
- the LOC120434233 gene encoding zinc finger protein 501-like; the encoded protein is MRIHTGEKPHLCSTCGKRFTQRGQLKSHMRIHTGEKPHSCSACGKRFTQKSQLKSHMRIHTGEKPHSCSACGKRFSLKQILNRHMRIHTGEKPHSCSTCGKRFTQKSQLKSHMRIHTGEKPHSCSTCGKRFTQKGQLQSHMRIHTGEKPHSCSTCGKRFTQKGQLKSHMRIHTGEKPHSCSTCGKRFTQKGQLKSHMRIHTGERPHSCSTCGKRFSLKQILNMHMRIHTGEKPHCCCTCGKRFTQKGQLKSHMRIHTGERPHSCSTCGKRFSLKQILNMHMRIHTETSAIKLQQKYILDIVKEIRSLHNQNAEKEKWIVYLESRVTDLEQYTRINDVIIMGLKIKPRSYARAVTADSKEEHGELDVSSAEQQVAGFLQSKGIDLDSNNIKACHLLPRKSTAPKENSKYLDCKL